CCTTCCCGCCCGGAGCGGCGGCAGGGGAGCGCTACCCGGCGGCCGCCATGGCGACGGTCGGCCGCTGAGTCTCCTTCGCGCCCCGCGCCCGATAGAATCGCCGGCATGAGCGTCAAGGGTTCCGAAAGTCCCGCCCTCCCCCTGACCCCCGAGCAGGAGCGTATCCGCGTCGCGAAGGAGGCCTGGCGGCAGAAGGCCGCCTCCGCGTTCGCGAAGACGCCCGCGTGGCGGAAGGACTTCACGACCGTCTCGTCGGCCGAGGTGAACACCCTCGCGACGCCCGACGATCTCGGCGGCTTCGACTACGACCGCGACCTCGGCTGGCCCGGCGAGTTCCCGTACACGCGCGGCGTGCAGCCCACGATGTACCGCGGCAAGCCGTGGACGATTCGGCAGTTCGCGGGCTTCGGCACGGCGAAGCAGACGAACGAGCGCTTCAAGCAGCTTCTCGCGCACGGCCAGACCGGCCTCTCGACGGCGTTTCACCTCCCGACGCTCTACGGCTACGACTCCGACCACCCGATGTCGGCCGGCGAGGTGGGAAAGTGCGGGGTCGCGATCGACACGCTTCGCGACTTCGAGGCGCTGTTCGACGGGATCGACCTCGGCGCCGTGACGACGTCCATGACGATCAATTCCACCGCTCCCATCGCCCTTGCGATGTACCTCGCCGTTGCCGAGAAGCACGGGACGCCGTGGTCGAAGGTCGGCGGAACGCTCCAGAACGACATCCTCAAGGAATACATCGCGCAGAAGGAGTACATCTTCCCGCCGCGGCCCTCGATGCGGCTCGTGACGGACCAGTTCGCGTTCTGCGCGAAGCACGTCCCGCGCTGGAACACGGTGTCGATCTCGGGGTATCACATCCGGGAGGCCGGCTCGACCGCGCTCCAGGAGCTTGCCTTCACGCTTCGCGACGGGATGGAGTACGTGAAGTACGGCGTCGACGCGGGTCTCGACGTCGACGACTTCGCGCCGCGACTCTCCTTCTTCTTCAACGCGCACAACGACTTCTTCGAAGAAATCGCGAAGTACCGCGCGGCGCGGCGGATCTGGGCGAAGGTCATGCGCGACCGCTACGGCGCGAAGAAGGCCGAGAGCTGGAAGATGCGCTTCCACTCGCAGACGGCCGGCGTCACGCTGACGGCGCAGCAGCCCTACAACAACGTCGCGCGCGTCGCGATCCAGTCCCTCGCGGCCGTCCTCGGCGGGACCAACTCCCTTCACGCGAACGCGCTCGACGAGACGCTCGCGCTCCCGACGGAGTTCGCCGCGAAGATCGCGGTCCGGACGCAGCAGGTCATTCTCCACGAGACGGGAGTCGTCAACACGATCGACCCGCTCGGCGGCTCGTATTTCGTCGAGGAGCTCACGAACCGCATGGAAGCGGGAGCCTTCGACTACTTCCGGCGGATCGACGCCTTCGGCGGGATGGTCGAGGCCATCGAGGCCGGCTTCCCGCAGAGGGAGATCATGGACGCCGCCTACCGGTTCCAGCGCGCGTACGACGCGAAGGACAAGGTCATGGTCGGCGCGAATGCGTTCACCGAGTCCCTTCCGGAGGACGAGGTGTCGACCCTCGTGATCTCCGAGGAGACGGCCGCGGAGCAGGTGGGCTCCCTGAACGAGGTCCGGCGGACGCGCGACTCGCGGACGGCGATGCGGACGCTCGCCGACCTGAAGGCGGCCTGCGCGAGCGGGGCCAACGTCATGCCGCCGCTCGTGGAGGCCGTGAAAGCCTACGCGACGGTCGGGGAGATCTCGGACGTCATGCGCGAGGTGTTCGCCACCTACGAAGAGCCGGCAGTCTTCTGAGGACGGGAATGCGGCCCGGTTCTTGCGGGTTAGACTCCTCGATGATGCCTGTTCGACGCGCCACCACGATCGTCGCCTTCCTGCTCGCCGCGTTAGCGGCCCTCCCGGCGCGTGCCCAGACGTCCGGACCTGCCCTCACGCCGAAGGAGGCGAAGCGCAAGGAAGCGGCCGAGCACTACATGCGGGCGCGGCTCTTCGCCCAGGACACCGAGTTCGAGCAGGCCGTCAAGGAGTTCCGCAAGGCGGTCGACCTCGACCCCGAGGACGGCGCTCTCCGCCGCGAGTACGGCGAGCTCCTGCGGGACATCCCGATCTACCCCGAGGCGGAGCGCGAGGCGCGCAAGGCCGTCGAGCTGTCGCCCGGGAGCGCCGGAGCCCATCGCCTGCTGGGGCAGGTGCTGCTCGCGACCGCGAAGGACAAGCCGCGCGTCGAGGAGGCCGCCGTCGAGCTCAGGAAGGCGGCGGAGCTCGGGCCGCCGGACCCGCAGGGGGCGATGGCCCTCGCGCAGGCGTCCATCCGGCTCGACAAGCCCCAGGACGCGGTCGCCGCGCTGGAGCCCGTCGTGGACCGGGCGCCCGGCCCGTCGTTTCTCCTCGTCTACGGCGAGGCGCTGGAGCGGGACGGCCAGTTCGAGAAGGCCGAGGACGTCTACCGTTCCCTGCTCCGGATGGACCCCGCCAACCGCGCGGCGTCGCTCGGCCTCCTCCGCGTGTACGACCGCTCGAAGCAGTTCGACAAGGAAGCCGCGCTCCTCGAGTCGTTCATGAAGGGCCAGCCCGGGAATCTCGCGGCCAAGACGCAGTACGCCACCGTGCTCCTCCGCGCGAGGCGCTTCCCCGAGTCGAGGAAGGCTTTCGAGCAGGTCCTCGCAGCCGACCCCGGCAACCGCGACGCCCTGAGGATGTACGCGGCCCTCCTCTCCGAGACGCGCGAGACGGAGAAGGCCGACGAGATCCTCCGGAAGCTCCAGTCCCTCGAACCCGACGACCCCGAGGTTTCCTACCGCCGCGCCATGAACTTCCTCGAGGCGCGCCGCCTCGCCGAGGCCGAACAGGTGCTCGAGGATCTCAAGAAGACGCTCGCGACGAAGAAGACGGACGGATCCGAGGCGGGTCAGATCGACGGCCAGCTCGCGTACATCGCCTATCTCAGGAAGGACTACGCGCGCGCAACGTCGCTCCTGACGCCCCGGCTCAAGGACGGCGACGGCGTCAACCCGCAGGCCTTCAACCTTCTCGAGCAGATCGCGCGCGACCAGGAAGACTGGGCCGGCGGCCTGCGCATCGCGCGCGAGGCGCACGCGGGGACCGGAAAGAAGACGCCGAACGTCCGCGCGACCTACGCGGAGTTCCTCATCCGCTCGTCCGCGGCCGGCGAGAAGGCCGAGGGCGAGAAAATCCTCGCCACCCTCGCCGCCGAGGACAAGCCCGGCGTCCTCGCGGCCGCCGACGCCTGGCAGCGGCTGGACCAGTACGGGCGAGCCGCCGACGCCGCCCGCGTCGGGCTCGAGCGCGCTCCGGACGACCCCGAGCTCCTGTTCCGGCTCGCCGCGTCGCTGGAACGCGACAAGAAGATCGGCGAGTCCGAGGCCGCGTTCGAGAAGCTCCTCAAGGTCAAGCCCGATCACGCGCCGGGGATGAACTACCTCGGCTACATGTGGGCCGACCGCGGCGAGAACCTGCAACGCGCGCTGGAGCTCATCCGCAAGGCGGTCGACCTCGAGCCCTCGAACGGGGCATACCTCGATTCGCTCGGCTGGGTCTACTACCGCCTCGACAAGCTCGACAAGGCGGAGGAGAACCTCGTCGCCGCCGCGACGCTGAACCCGGACGACGCGACCGTCGAGGAGCACCTCGGCGACCTCTGGAACAGGAAGGGCGACCTCAGGAAGGGCCGCGAGAGCTGGAAGCGCGCGCTCACGCTCAAGCCGGAGCCCGACGTCAAGCGCCGCCTCGAAGAGAAGCTCCGGAAGACCGACAGCCTCGACGCGAAGAAGTGAATGCGAGCACCCGTCCGCTGCGGGCTGCCGGGTCGGCTCTCGTTTCGCTTGTTCTCTTCTTAGAAGGTGCATGCAGCAGCGGGGCGCCGGCCTCTGTTTCGAGTGGCGCCAGCGCTGCGTATGAGGCGAACCGCGCGAAGGCATGGGATTCCTCCCGCCGCTTCAAGGCCCTTTTCAAGGCGGAGGTTTCTCCGAAGGCCGGCGCGATCGGCCGCGGATACCTTTCCGTATGGTGGGACGGCGCCTCCGGCTCGCTGGAATGGCGCGCATCCGCGCCGATCGCGGGAGGAGGAAGAGGGGGATCGCTTAGAAAGGGAAGAGGGGAAGCCGGCGCGGAGCCGGACTCGTCGCCTCTTCCCGGCCGACGCCGCCGCCGACCTCATCGCCTGCATCCTCGGCACGCCGGACGCACCTCCGTCGCCCTCTTCCGTCCTCGACGATCGGGGTAACGTCGTCCAGATGCGCTTTCCGAACGGCGAGGTCGTGACGTTTCAGCCCGGCGCGGGGGTGCCCCGCCGCATCGAGGCAAACGGGCCGGACGGCCGGGCCGTGCTGACGCTCGAGAGCTACGGCCCGTGGCCCTCGGGCGAAGAGGTCCCGCCGCTGTGAGCGACGCGGCCGAAGCCCTCCGCGTCACGTCGTTCGCGAAGATCAACCGCGATCTGCGCGTCCTCGGAAAGCGCAAGGACGGGTTTCATGAGCTGGACACCGTGTTCCAGACGGTCGACCTTTCGGAGGAGATAGATTTCTTAGAAGGTGAAGAGGGGAGCGGTGCGCAGGGGATCGTCTCGCTGACGGTCGATGGCGCCGACCTGCCGGCCGACGAGAGTAATCTGATCCTGCGAGCGGCGGCGGCCCTCGCGAGCCACACCGGCACTCGCCGCGGGGCCCGCATTCACCTTTCAAAGAAAATCCCCATCGGCGGTGGGCTTGGCGGAGGCAGTTCGAACGCCGCTGCGACGTTGAGGGGCCTGTCCGCGCTCTGGAATCTGGACCTCCCCGCGGCCGATCTGCAGTCTCTGGCCGCCTCGCTCGGGTCCGACGTCCCCTTCTTTCTCCTCGGCGGCCGAGCCCGCGGCCGAAGCCGGGGAGAGGTCGTGACACCCCTCCCGGACGGTCCCCAGGAGTGGGTCCTCCTCGTCTTTCCGCCCTTTTCCCTTTCCACGGCAGAGGTTTACGGGCGTCTCAAGGCCCGGTCCTTGACGGGAAGTCCTTCTGCCACTAAAGTTTCCGGCTCCGGGACCGGTGGCGGACCGGAGCGGAACGATCTCGAGCAGGCGGCGGAATCCCTCCGGGGGGAATTGCGCCGCATCCGGTCCGCGCTCGCGGGAGCCGGTGCGCGGAGCGCCCGGCTTTCCGGGAGCGGCTCGACGGTTTTCGGGACGTTTGGGACGAAAGAAGAGGCCTCGCGGGCGATGACGTCGCTCGAGGGGCTCGGAAACGAGACGAAGGCGAGGATGGCGATCGTGAAGACCGTTTCCCGGGCCGAGTTCGCGCGCCGCGCGGCTCCGGTCCGGATTGCGCAACGCGGATGAGAGCCGCCTGCGCGAGAATCCACGTGAGGCTTCCGGATGGGGAGTCGACAAGTGGTAAGTCAGCGGTCTTTGGAACCGCCTACCGGAGGTTCGAATCCTCCCTCCCCAGCCAACTCTCCTGAACGACGATGGAACGATTCGCATACGGTGACCTGAAGGTTTTCGGCGGCCGGGCCCACCCGGCGTTGACGGGCGAGATCTGCCGCAACCTCGGGCGCGAGGCGGGCCGCGTCACGCTCTACAACTTCTCGGACGGCGAGAACTACTGCCAGATCGACGAGAACGTGCGCGGCGCGGACGTCTTCATCGTTCAGCCCACGGGCCCCCCGGCGAACCACAACATCATGGAACTCCTGATCATGCTCGACGCCTTCAAGCGCTCCTCGGCGTCGCGCGTGACGGCCGTGCTCCCGTACTACGGGTACGCGCGGCAGGACCGCAAGGACAAGCCCCGCGTCCCGATCACGGCGAAGCTCACGGCCGACCTCATCACGGCAGCGGGCGCCGACCGCGCGCTCTGCATCGACCTCCACGCCGCGCAGATCCAGGGCTTCTTCAACATCCCGGTCGACCACCTCTTCGCGGCCCCGGTCCTCCTCGACGCGATCCGCGACTCCAGCCTCGACCCGCTCACGGTCGTCTCGCCCGACGCCGGCGGCGTCGAGCGCGCCCGCGCGTTCGCCAAGCGGCTCGGCGCCGGCCTCGCGATCGTCGACAAGCGGCGCAAGGGGAAGAACGAGGTCGAGGTCCTGCACGTCATCGGCGACGTCAAGGACCGCAACGTCATCGTCGTCGACGACATCATCGACACGGCCGGGACGCTCATCAACACCGTCATCGCCCTGAAGGACTCCGGCGCGCGCCGCATCTTCGCGGGCTGCGTCCACGCCGTCCTCTCCGGCCCCGCAATCGACCGCATCAACGGCAGCCCGATCGAGCGCATCTTCTGCGCGAACACGCTTCCGCTCGACGAGAAGCTCGCCCGCTGCCCGCTCCTGACGCCGCTCTCGATCGCCCCGCTCCTCGCCGAGGCGATCCAGCGCATCCACCAGGGAGCCTCCGTCAGCTCGTTGTTCGTCTAGACCCGCCACCAGGCCGGACCGCGCGCCCGGGGAATTCCCTCCGGACCGTGCGCCCGAAGAAAGGAAACATGCTCCAGGAAAACATCGTCGTCGAAGTCGAAAAGAGGGACGTCACCGGCAAGAACGCCGCGAACCGCCTCCGGGCCGCCGACCTCATCCCCGCCGTGCTCTACGGCGGCGGCAAGGGGATGGACACCTGGTCGCTCCAGGTCCCGCGCAAGACCCTCGCCACCCTCCTCAACAAGGGCCTGCACGGCAACGCGATCTTCAAGCTTCAGCTGAAGGGCACGGACCAGCAGCGCCACGTGATGATCCGCGACCTCGCGCTCGACCCGATCACCCGCTCGATGCTGCACGTGGACTTCGTCCGCGTCCTCCTCGACCGGAAGCTCCGCGTCAAGAGCGACGTCGAGGTCGTCGGGATCGCGGCGGGCGTCAAGGAAGGCGGCATCCTGAACATCGTCACGCACGAGATCCTCATCGAGTGCCTCCCGGCCGACATCCCGGAGTCGATCAAGGTCGACGTCTCCGAGATGAAGATCCACGACTCGTTCCGTGTCTCCGACCTCAAGGCCGGCGACAAGATCAAGGTCCTCGAGAAGGCGGACCGCGTCCTCGCGCACGTCGGCGTGCCGAAGGCCGAGGAAGTCGTCGCCGCCGTCGCCGCCGTTCCGGGCGCCGAGGGCGCCGCCGCCACGTCCACCGAGCCCGAGGTGATCAAGAAGGGCAAGAAGGACGAGGAGGGCGCCGAGCCCGCCGCCGGCGGAGCGAAGGCCGCTCCGGCTCCGAAGGCCGAGAAAAAGGACAAGAAATAAGCACGGACGGCCTCTTCCTCGTGGTGGGACTCGGCAACCCCGGCGACCGGTATTCCGGGACGCGTCACAACGTCGGCTTCGACGTCGTGCACGCGTTCGCCCAGAAGGCCGCCGGCGGCCCCCCGCGCCTCGACCGCCTCGACTGCCGCGCGCTCACCGGGCGCGTCCGGGTGGGGGACCGCCCGGTGCTCGTCGCAAGGCCCCAGACGTACATGAACGCGTCGGGGGAGTCGGTCAAGGGCCTCGCCGCCAAGTACGACGTCCCGCTCGACGGCCTCGTCGTCGTCTCGGACGACGCGGCGCTGCCGGTCGGGGCGATCCGAATCCGGCGGTCGGGCTCCTCGGGCGGCCAGAAGGGCCTGCAGTCCGTCATCGAGTGCTTCGGCACGAATGAGTTTCCGCGCCTGCGCCTCGGTGTGCGCGGCGACAACTTTCAGCCGGGGGAGCCGCTCGACACGTACGTCCTGTCCCGTTTCGCGAAGAAGGAGCGCCCCGCCATCGACGCCGCGATCGCGACCGCGTGCGACGCGCTCGCCGTCATCGTCACCGACGGCCTCGACGCCGCCATGAACCGTTTCAACCGTTTGCCCGAGGAATCGTCCCCGGCGAACTGATCGTCAACCTTGGCTCGGCACCGGACCCAAGGTCCACAGCCGCGCCTCGCGACGGGCGAGCCCGCCGCGATCCAGAAGGAGGAAAACCCGTGGCCACCCCGAATACGCAACGACAGTACGACATGGTCTTCCTGGTCGTCCCCGAAAAGGACGAGGCCGGCGCCCAGGGCGTCGTCGAGGAATTCCGCAAACTCCTCGTCGAACTCGGCGCCACGATCGAGAAGGACGAGACGATGGGCCGCCGCCGCCTCGCCTACACGATCAAGAAGAAGAACGAGGCGACGTACCACAACTTCCTGTTCCGCGGCTCGTCCGCCTGCGTCGCCGAGGTCCAGCGCAAGCTGCGCCTCTCGGAGGACGTCCTCCGCTACCTGACCGTCCGCATCGACGAAGAGGTCAAGCACGGCCTCAAGGTCGCCCGCAACACGAAGCCGCGCCGCCCGCGCCCCGAGATGTCGGACGCGCCGATGTCCGCCCCCGCCGCCCCCGCAGCCCCCGCTCCTCCCGCCGCCCCCGAGGCCGCGGAAGGGCGCGAGTAGGAGTCCGCCATGGCCGCACCCGTTCGCAAGCCCGCCAAGAAGAAGTTCTTCGTCCGCCGCAAGCGCGTCTGCAAGTTCACCGTCGAGAAGATCGGTTACATCGACTTCAAGGACGTGAAGACTCTCGCGGGGTTCGTCCCCGAGCGCGCCAAGATCCTCCCGCGCCGCATCAGCGGGACCTCCGCCTTCTACCAGCGCAAGCTCGCCACGGCGATCAAGCGCGCGCGGTACCTGGCGCTGCTCCCGTACGTGTCTGATTAGGAAAGCGTTCTCCGCCTTCTGGGCGGCGCTGGCCGCGGCCGTGACCGCGGCGGCGCCGCCCTTCGGCGTCTTCCTGCTGCCGTTCGCGGCGGGGCGCCTCGGCGTCGCCTCGCTCTCCACGGAGCGCCTCGCCTGGGGCTTTCTGCTGCCCGCGTGCGCGCCGCCCCTCGCGCTCGTCCTCGGCGCGATCCTCGCTCCCGGCGCTGCGGGGCCGGCGTTCGTGATCGCCGCGGCGTTCGTGTCCCTGCCCGCGGCCGCGCTCTACGTCACGGGGCAGGGCGGCTTTCGCCGCGACCGCGCGCTCCTCGTCGTCTTCGCCGTGACCGGAATCGGCGCCCTCGCGGCGCTGCTCGGCGCGGACGTCGCGACGGGG
The window above is part of the Acidobacteriota bacterium genome. Proteins encoded here:
- a CDS encoding 30S ribosomal protein S18 — encoded protein: MAAPVRKPAKKKFFVRRKRVCKFTVEKIGYIDFKDVKTLAGFVPERAKILPRRISGTSAFYQRKLATAIKRARYLALLPYVSD
- the ispE gene encoding 4-(cytidine 5'-diphospho)-2-C-methyl-D-erythritol kinase, producing the protein MSDAAEALRVTSFAKINRDLRVLGKRKDGFHELDTVFQTVDLSEEIDFLEGEEGSGAQGIVSLTVDGADLPADESNLILRAAAALASHTGTRRGARIHLSKKIPIGGGLGGGSSNAAATLRGLSALWNLDLPAADLQSLAASLGSDVPFFLLGGRARGRSRGEVVTPLPDGPQEWVLLVFPPFSLSTAEVYGRLKARSLTGSPSATKVSGSGTGGGPERNDLEQAAESLRGELRRIRSALAGAGARSARLSGSGSTVFGTFGTKEEASRAMTSLEGLGNETKARMAIVKTVSRAEFARRAAPVRIAQRG
- the rpsF gene encoding 30S ribosomal protein S6, with the translated sequence MATPNTQRQYDMVFLVVPEKDEAGAQGVVEEFRKLLVELGATIEKDETMGRRRLAYTIKKKNEATYHNFLFRGSSACVAEVQRKLRLSEDVLRYLTVRIDEEVKHGLKVARNTKPRRPRPEMSDAPMSAPAAPAAPAPPAAPEAAEGRE
- a CDS encoding aminoacyl-tRNA hydrolase, whose protein sequence is MVGLGNPGDRYSGTRHNVGFDVVHAFAQKAAGGPPRLDRLDCRALTGRVRVGDRPVLVARPQTYMNASGESVKGLAAKYDVPLDGLVVVSDDAALPVGAIRIRRSGSSGGQKGLQSVIECFGTNEFPRLRLGVRGDNFQPGEPLDTYVLSRFAKKERPAIDAAIATACDALAVIVTDGLDAAMNRFNRLPEESSPAN
- a CDS encoding 50S ribosomal protein L25, translated to MLQENIVVEVEKRDVTGKNAANRLRAADLIPAVLYGGGKGMDTWSLQVPRKTLATLLNKGLHGNAIFKLQLKGTDQQRHVMIRDLALDPITRSMLHVDFVRVLLDRKLRVKSDVEVVGIAAGVKEGGILNIVTHEILIECLPADIPESIKVDVSEMKIHDSFRVSDLKAGDKIKVLEKADRVLAHVGVPKAEEVVAAVAAVPGAEGAAATSTEPEVIKKGKKDEEGAEPAAGGAKAAPAPKAEKKDKK
- a CDS encoding tetratricopeptide repeat protein, encoding MPVRRATTIVAFLLAALAALPARAQTSGPALTPKEAKRKEAAEHYMRARLFAQDTEFEQAVKEFRKAVDLDPEDGALRREYGELLRDIPIYPEAEREARKAVELSPGSAGAHRLLGQVLLATAKDKPRVEEAAVELRKAAELGPPDPQGAMALAQASIRLDKPQDAVAALEPVVDRAPGPSFLLVYGEALERDGQFEKAEDVYRSLLRMDPANRAASLGLLRVYDRSKQFDKEAALLESFMKGQPGNLAAKTQYATVLLRARRFPESRKAFEQVLAADPGNRDALRMYAALLSETRETEKADEILRKLQSLEPDDPEVSYRRAMNFLEARRLAEAEQVLEDLKKTLATKKTDGSEAGQIDGQLAYIAYLRKDYARATSLLTPRLKDGDGVNPQAFNLLEQIARDQEDWAGGLRIAREAHAGTGKKTPNVRATYAEFLIRSSAAGEKAEGEKILATLAAEDKPGVLAAADAWQRLDQYGRAADAARVGLERAPDDPELLFRLAASLERDKKIGESEAAFEKLLKVKPDHAPGMNYLGYMWADRGENLQRALELIRKAVDLEPSNGAYLDSLGWVYYRLDKLDKAEENLVAAATLNPDDATVEEHLGDLWNRKGDLRKGRESWKRALTLKPEPDVKRRLEEKLRKTDSLDAKK
- a CDS encoding methylmalonyl-CoA mutase family protein produces the protein MSVKGSESPALPLTPEQERIRVAKEAWRQKAASAFAKTPAWRKDFTTVSSAEVNTLATPDDLGGFDYDRDLGWPGEFPYTRGVQPTMYRGKPWTIRQFAGFGTAKQTNERFKQLLAHGQTGLSTAFHLPTLYGYDSDHPMSAGEVGKCGVAIDTLRDFEALFDGIDLGAVTTSMTINSTAPIALAMYLAVAEKHGTPWSKVGGTLQNDILKEYIAQKEYIFPPRPSMRLVTDQFAFCAKHVPRWNTVSISGYHIREAGSTALQELAFTLRDGMEYVKYGVDAGLDVDDFAPRLSFFFNAHNDFFEEIAKYRAARRIWAKVMRDRYGAKKAESWKMRFHSQTAGVTLTAQQPYNNVARVAIQSLAAVLGGTNSLHANALDETLALPTEFAAKIAVRTQQVILHETGVVNTIDPLGGSYFVEELTNRMEAGAFDYFRRIDAFGGMVEAIEAGFPQREIMDAAYRFQRAYDAKDKVMVGANAFTESLPEDEVSTLVISEETAAEQVGSLNEVRRTRDSRTAMRTLADLKAACASGANVMPPLVEAVKAYATVGEISDVMREVFATYEEPAVF
- a CDS encoding ribose-phosphate pyrophosphokinase, with the translated sequence MERFAYGDLKVFGGRAHPALTGEICRNLGREAGRVTLYNFSDGENYCQIDENVRGADVFIVQPTGPPANHNIMELLIMLDAFKRSSASRVTAVLPYYGYARQDRKDKPRVPITAKLTADLITAAGADRALCIDLHAAQIQGFFNIPVDHLFAAPVLLDAIRDSSLDPLTVVSPDAGGVERARAFAKRLGAGLAIVDKRRKGKNEVEVLHVIGDVKDRNVIVVDDIIDTAGTLINTVIALKDSGARRIFAGCVHAVLSGPAIDRINGSPIERIFCANTLPLDEKLARCPLLTPLSIAPLLAEAIQRIHQGASVSSLFV